From the Accumulibacter sp. genome, one window contains:
- a CDS encoding glycosyltransferase family 2 protein: MPRPLHALIQGPPQPIVEAPRPQISIVSTLYRSRPFLEDFLDGCLEALRRLAISDFEIVLVNDGSPDDSLDYVLARRHDLAELVVVDLSRNFGHHHAMQAGLRQARGDLVFLIDCDLEVSPLSLCSFHDKLRETDCDIVFGYQEKRKGSWFEQVSGGLFWKGFNLLSETRIPENIVTERLMKRRFVDALLQLGDHNLFLGGMMSWTGFHQIGIAVGKSQREGASTYTLLKRVSLMVNAVSSFSAQPLVWLFNFGALVTAVSFSYVIYLVIRKLLFGDALIGFTSVMGLMALSLGILTMAVGLVGVYLGKVFTQVQNRPNYIVKDIHR; encoded by the coding sequence ATGCCTAGACCGTTGCACGCGCTGATCCAGGGCCCACCGCAACCGATCGTTGAGGCGCCACGACCACAGATCAGCATCGTTTCCACCCTGTACCGTTCGCGGCCCTTTCTCGAAGACTTCCTCGACGGCTGCCTCGAGGCTCTGCGCCGGCTCGCCATCAGCGACTTCGAAATCGTCCTGGTGAACGACGGCTCGCCTGACGATTCCCTGGACTACGTGCTGGCACGCCGCCACGACTTGGCGGAATTGGTGGTCGTGGACCTGTCACGCAATTTTGGCCATCACCATGCAATGCAGGCGGGCCTGCGGCAGGCACGTGGCGATCTGGTGTTCCTGATCGACTGCGATCTCGAGGTCTCCCCGCTGAGCCTGTGTTCATTCCACGACAAGCTGCGCGAGACCGACTGCGACATCGTCTTCGGTTATCAGGAGAAAAGAAAGGGGAGCTGGTTCGAACAGGTCAGCGGTGGTCTTTTCTGGAAGGGTTTCAACCTGCTGAGCGAAACCAGGATTCCCGAAAACATCGTCACCGAGCGCCTGATGAAGCGCCGTTTCGTCGACGCCCTGCTGCAGTTGGGCGACCACAATCTGTTCCTCGGCGGAATGATGAGCTGGACCGGCTTTCACCAGATTGGCATCGCAGTAGGCAAGAGCCAGCGTGAGGGAGCGAGCACCTACACGCTCCTGAAGCGCGTCAGCCTGATGGTCAACGCCGTCAGTTCGTTCTCGGCGCAGCCCTTGGTCTGGCTGTTCAACTTTGGCGCCCTCGTCACCGCAGTCAGCTTTTCCTACGTCATCTACCTGGTGATCAGAAAGCTGCTGTTCGGCGATGCCCTGATCGGCTTCACCTCGGTCATGGGGCTCATGGCGCTGAGCCTGGGAATCCTGACGATGGCCGTCGGGCTCGTCGGCGTCTACCTGGGCAAAGTCTTCACCCAGGTCCAGAACCGACCGAACTATATCGTCAAGGACATCCACCGGTGA
- a CDS encoding ProQ/FINO family protein, with the protein MTTPTTKPGPESDPRQLLKDLQERFPVFRECQALAIGIDKQLLTCVPGVDRRTLRIALAMHTNSLRYLKTLAGASDRLGLDGQKSGEVTEAHRGHAAKLVKERLRKQAEERKQQRAAEEQARRTSEKLGLLVEKFSRSR; encoded by the coding sequence ATGACGACGCCGACCACGAAACCCGGCCCGGAGAGCGACCCCCGCCAACTCCTGAAGGACTTGCAGGAACGCTTCCCGGTCTTCCGCGAATGCCAGGCGCTGGCGATCGGCATCGACAAGCAACTGCTGACTTGCGTGCCGGGCGTCGATCGCAGAACGCTGCGCATTGCCCTGGCGATGCATACAAACTCTTTGCGCTACCTGAAGACGCTGGCGGGAGCAAGCGACCGCCTTGGTCTCGATGGCCAGAAGAGTGGCGAGGTCACCGAGGCACACCGCGGTCATGCTGCCAAACTGGTGAAGGAGCGGCTGCGGAAACAAGCGGAAGAACGCAAACAGCAGCGCGCAGCGGAAGAACAGGCACGGCGGACCAGCGAGAAACTGGGCCTGCTCGTGGAGAAGTTCAGCCGTAGCCGTTAG
- a CDS encoding SDR family oxidoreductase has translation MIYFVTGATGFIGKRLVAKLLARPQATVYFLTRAVEQPRLQEWYDYWGCDESRAIPIVGDLTQPELGVAKADVHKLKGRVDHFFHLAAIYDLKASAEDQQRANVDGTRNTVRLAEELAARHFHLVSSIASAGLFEGLFREDMFEEAENLDNPYFRTKHDSEGIVRRECKVPWRIFRPAIVVGDSRTGEMDKIDGPYYFFKLIQKMRRMFPSWMPTIGIEGGRINVVPVDFVVAAMDHIAHLDNEDGQCFHLTDPTPMRVGDLLNTFARAAHAPEMAMRINAALLGFIPRSMRKAMFALTPVRRIRAAVMKDLGLPDDILDFVNYPTRFDCRETQRALKGSGIAVPPLDSYAWRLWDYWERHLDPDLFIDRTLRGQIEGKVVLVTGGSSGIGKATIRKMAEAGAIAVTIARDAKALDEVRKEFEEAGLRLITHAVDVADPQQCEAFVKFMNEEHGGVDILVNNAGRSIRRGIESSFDRFHDFERTMEVNYFGALRLTMGFLPAMIAKRKGHVINISSIGVLTNAPRFSAYVASKAAMDAWARCAASEFADRGIEFTTINMPLVKTPMIAPTKLYDQVPTLTPDEAADMIVEAIIHKPVRIATRLGIFGALLHSLTPKVAQIVMNTSFRMFPDSSAAAHKPNEPAPQTADQVAFSQIMRGIHF, from the coding sequence ATGATCTACTTCGTCACCGGCGCCACCGGTTTCATCGGCAAGCGGCTCGTCGCCAAGCTGCTCGCGCGCCCGCAAGCAACCGTCTATTTCCTGACCCGCGCCGTCGAGCAGCCCCGCCTCCAGGAATGGTACGACTACTGGGGCTGCGACGAAAGCCGGGCCATCCCGATCGTCGGCGACCTGACACAGCCCGAACTCGGTGTCGCGAAGGCAGACGTGCACAAGCTCAAGGGCAGGGTAGACCACTTCTTCCACCTGGCTGCGATCTATGACCTCAAGGCAAGCGCCGAGGACCAGCAGCGAGCCAACGTGGACGGCACCCGCAACACCGTCAGGCTGGCCGAGGAACTCGCCGCCAGGCACTTCCACCTCGTCAGTTCGATTGCCTCCGCCGGCCTCTTCGAGGGACTCTTTCGCGAGGACATGTTCGAAGAAGCGGAGAACCTCGATAATCCGTACTTCCGCACCAAGCACGATTCCGAGGGCATCGTTCGCCGCGAGTGCAAGGTCCCGTGGCGCATCTTCCGTCCGGCGATCGTCGTCGGTGACTCGCGCACCGGCGAAATGGACAAGATCGACGGCCCTTACTACTTCTTCAAGCTGATCCAGAAGATGCGCCGGATGTTCCCGTCGTGGATGCCGACGATCGGCATCGAGGGCGGGCGCATCAATGTCGTGCCGGTCGACTTCGTCGTCGCTGCGATGGACCACATCGCGCACCTCGATAATGAGGACGGCCAGTGCTTCCATCTCACGGACCCGACGCCGATGCGCGTCGGCGACCTGCTCAACACCTTCGCCCGCGCGGCTCACGCACCGGAAATGGCGATGCGCATCAATGCCGCCCTGCTCGGCTTCATCCCGCGCTCGATGCGCAAGGCGATGTTCGCGCTGACCCCGGTGCGGCGCATCCGCGCCGCGGTGATGAAGGATCTCGGCTTGCCCGATGACATCCTCGATTTCGTCAACTACCCGACGCGTTTCGACTGCCGCGAGACGCAGCGCGCGCTCAAGGGCAGTGGCATAGCGGTGCCGCCGCTCGACAGCTATGCCTGGCGCCTGTGGGATTACTGGGAACGGCATCTCGACCCCGACCTGTTCATCGACCGGACGCTGCGCGGGCAGATCGAAGGCAAGGTCGTACTGGTGACCGGTGGCTCGTCCGGGATCGGCAAGGCGACGATCCGCAAGATGGCCGAAGCGGGCGCGATTGCCGTGACGATCGCCCGTGACGCGAAGGCGCTCGACGAAGTCCGCAAGGAGTTCGAGGAAGCCGGGCTGCGCCTGATCACGCACGCGGTAGACGTGGCCGACCCGCAGCAGTGCGAGGCATTCGTCAAGTTCATGAACGAGGAGCACGGCGGGGTCGACATCCTGGTCAACAATGCCGGCCGCTCGATCCGCCGTGGCATCGAGAGCTCCTTCGACCGCTTCCACGACTTCGAGCGGACGATGGAGGTCAACTACTTCGGCGCCCTGCGACTGACCATGGGCTTCCTGCCGGCGATGATCGCCAAGCGCAAGGGCCACGTGATCAACATCTCGTCGATCGGTGTCCTGACCAATGCGCCCCGCTTCTCCGCCTACGTCGCTTCCAAGGCAGCGATGGACGCCTGGGCGCGCTGCGCAGCGTCGGAGTTTGCCGATCGCGGCATCGAGTTCACCACCATCAACATGCCGCTGGTGAAGACCCCGATGATCGCCCCGACCAAGCTTTACGATCAGGTGCCGACGCTGACCCCGGATGAAGCGGCCGACATGATCGTCGAAGCGATCATCCACAAGCCGGTCCGCATCGCCACCCGGCTGGGGATCTTCGGCGCCCTGCTGCACTCGCTGACGCCGAAGGTGGCGCAGATCGTCATGAACACCAGCTTCCGCATGTTCCCCGATTCCAGCGCAGCCGCGCACAAGCCGAACGAGCCCGCGCCGCAGACGGCGGATCAGGTCGCCTTCTCGCAGATCATGCGCGGCATCCATTTCTGA
- a CDS encoding phasin family protein, producing the protein MGKKLRELAGDVGENQLASTVKESAQQIWLAGLGAFAKAQEEGGKVFEALVKEGESIQSRTRKMTDERIAQVAGKAAGTWDRLEQVFEDRVARALGSLGVPSKQDIERLSRRVVELSAAVQALTEGKAPPKAAARAAKPVAPATDSVAAGLEEKVPTSKPATARAAPRRAAAKPTAVKAAPPVTPADVLNTIPQTGE; encoded by the coding sequence ATGGGCAAGAAACTCAGGGAACTGGCTGGTGATGTGGGCGAGAACCAACTGGCGTCGACCGTCAAGGAATCGGCCCAACAGATCTGGCTGGCGGGGCTCGGCGCCTTTGCCAAGGCACAGGAAGAAGGCGGCAAGGTCTTCGAGGCGCTGGTGAAGGAAGGCGAGAGCATCCAGTCGAGGACACGCAAGATGACCGACGAGCGGATCGCACAGGTGGCCGGCAAGGCAGCAGGTACGTGGGACCGGCTCGAGCAGGTCTTCGAGGACCGGGTTGCGCGTGCGCTGGGCAGCCTCGGCGTTCCGAGCAAGCAGGATATCGAGCGGCTGTCGCGGCGCGTCGTCGAGTTGAGCGCGGCCGTGCAGGCGCTGACCGAAGGGAAGGCCCCGCCGAAGGCGGCTGCGCGCGCCGCCAAGCCGGTGGCGCCGGCGACCGACAGCGTTGCCGCCGGGCTTGAGGAGAAGGTTCCCACCAGCAAGCCCGCGACGGCGCGGGCGGCACCACGCCGTGCCGCTGCCAAACCGACCGCGGTCAAGGCGGCGCCGCCGGTGACGCCGGCTGACGTGCTGAACACGATTCCGCAGACCGGCGAGTAA
- a CDS encoding patatin-like phospholipase family protein, with the protein MNAATTYPMIGLALAGGGPVGGIYEVGAMAALAEAFEGVDFTAFGIYVGVSSGAFIAAAVANGLGPDKLARMLVENDTDEVFDPEMLLRPAFGEYLRRALAVPVLFWSSLRQYLSDPWHLRPIEAFQSLSHAIPAGVFNSAGIDRLLRRLFSTGGRTNDFRQLKRRLFIVATDLDTGESVAFGSPAHADVPISVAVQASAALPGLFPPVRIGERYFVDGALIKTLHASVALQAGAELLICINPLVPFDSRLAAQRPLHENPPHAPEHLVDGGLPVVLSQTFRAIIHSRMRTGMDRYRHEFKGRDVVLFEPTRDDVDMFFTNVFSYRGRSRLCEHAYQRTRSDLYRRRHELRPILARHGIELNLGVLKDHSRSLLPHKRRPDLATSAGALDASLTDLERWLRTQGA; encoded by the coding sequence ATGAACGCTGCGACGACGTACCCGATGATTGGCCTGGCGCTTGCCGGCGGTGGCCCGGTTGGGGGAATCTATGAGGTTGGCGCGATGGCAGCTTTGGCAGAGGCGTTCGAGGGCGTCGACTTCACTGCCTTCGGAATCTACGTCGGCGTCAGTTCGGGTGCTTTCATCGCGGCCGCGGTGGCCAACGGGCTTGGGCCCGACAAACTGGCGCGGATGCTGGTCGAGAACGACACGGACGAGGTCTTCGATCCCGAGATGCTGCTGCGGCCCGCTTTCGGAGAGTACCTGCGGCGGGCGCTGGCAGTGCCGGTCCTGTTCTGGTCGTCGCTTCGCCAGTACTTGTCGGATCCTTGGCATTTACGGCCGATCGAGGCCTTCCAGAGCCTGAGTCATGCCATTCCGGCCGGCGTCTTCAACAGCGCTGGCATCGATCGACTGCTCCGCCGACTGTTTTCCACTGGTGGCCGCACGAACGATTTCCGGCAACTGAAGCGGCGGCTGTTCATCGTCGCGACCGACCTCGATACCGGTGAGTCGGTTGCCTTCGGTTCGCCTGCGCACGCCGACGTGCCGATTTCGGTCGCGGTGCAGGCCAGTGCCGCGCTGCCGGGACTGTTTCCGCCGGTGCGAATCGGTGAACGCTACTTCGTCGATGGCGCCCTGATCAAGACCCTGCACGCGTCCGTCGCGCTGCAGGCCGGTGCCGAACTCCTCATCTGCATCAACCCGCTCGTACCCTTCGACTCGCGACTCGCTGCCCAGCGACCGCTGCACGAGAATCCTCCGCATGCCCCCGAGCACCTGGTCGACGGTGGCCTGCCGGTGGTTCTGTCGCAGACCTTTCGCGCCATCATCCATTCGCGGATGCGCACCGGGATGGATCGCTATCGGCACGAGTTCAAGGGCCGCGATGTCGTCCTGTTCGAGCCGACCCGCGACGATGTCGATATGTTCTTCACCAATGTCTTCAGCTATCGTGGGCGCAGCCGGCTCTGCGAGCATGCCTATCAGCGGACGCGCAGCGATCTCTACCGACGCCGGCACGAGTTGCGGCCGATCCTTGCCCGCCACGGCATCGAGCTCAATCTCGGTGTGCTGAAGGACCACAGCCGTTCGCTGCTGCCGCACAAGCGCCGGCCCGATCTGGCGACGAGCGCGGGCGCGCTCGATGCCTCGCTGACGGATCTCGAGCGCTGGTTGCGGACGCAGGGCGCCTGA
- a CDS encoding TetR/AcrR family transcriptional regulator: protein MERKPKRRTRERIIETSLRLFNDFGEPNVTTTVIADEMNISPGNLYYHFHNKDEILESIFAVFEREIEDTLAAPTRRPADVEDIWLFLHLLFEQIWKYRFFYRDLNDLLTRNRLLEVHFRQILLHKVRTATTLCEGLVLAGAMRASRDELRALATNMTVIATYWLSYEYACDPRGKLESGRIGRGVHQVMAMLSPFLVGESKGLLDRLSQEYLAA from the coding sequence ATGGAGAGGAAGCCGAAGCGGCGTACGCGCGAGCGGATCATCGAGACGAGCCTGCGCCTGTTCAACGACTTCGGTGAACCGAACGTCACGACGACGGTCATCGCGGACGAGATGAACATCAGTCCGGGCAATCTCTACTATCATTTCCACAACAAGGACGAAATTCTGGAGTCGATTTTTGCCGTCTTCGAGCGGGAGATCGAGGACACGCTCGCTGCGCCCACCCGGCGACCCGCCGACGTGGAAGACATCTGGCTGTTCCTGCATCTGCTTTTCGAACAGATCTGGAAGTACCGCTTCTTCTACCGCGACCTGAATGACCTGCTGACGCGCAATCGACTGCTGGAAGTCCATTTCCGACAGATTCTCCTGCACAAGGTGCGGACTGCGACGACGCTCTGCGAGGGTCTGGTTCTGGCTGGCGCCATGCGTGCCAGCAGGGACGAGTTGCGGGCGCTGGCGACGAACATGACGGTCATCGCCACTTACTGGCTATCCTATGAGTACGCCTGTGATCCACGCGGCAAGCTCGAAAGCGGCCGCATCGGACGTGGCGTCCATCAGGTGATGGCGATGTTGTCGCCGTTTCTCGTCGGCGAATCGAAGGGCCTGCTCGACAGGCTCTCACAGGAGTACCTCGCGGCCTGA
- a CDS encoding wax ester/triacylglycerol synthase family O-acyltransferase, which yields MSARERVSSVDTAWLRMDRPENLMQIVGVMVCKGRIDDERLRRTVTDRLLRYRRFRQVIQEDPDGLWWIDDTDFAIATHVRRSLLPPPSGKTELQEFVAELASAPLNPARPRWEFNVVETADGNSAIVIRIHHVIADGIALIGVIHSLTDGRADAPLQTGQPAAEAGAPPTPNRGNAIDDTRSGIWRTVFEPLVDLAQASLSLGGNLWGQYQGLRRDPAGLRDYTSVARAVAEEIGRLALMPSDTPTRLKGTACTIKRVAWSEPLPLAEIKAVGQVLSCSVNDLLLAAAAGALRSYLVHKGDAVEGAEIRAMVPVNLRRTGDGEELGNHFGLVALELPLGSDNPLVRLYATRARMAALKASYQAMLTFALLGAAGMAPRFIEEQILRLLTSKATAVMTNVPGSAEARFLAGCQIEQQLAWVPQAGDIGVGVSILSYNGRVQFGLITDRNMVDDPQWIADQFGREFDKLLWLALLETPERLTDPLLVADDLNALSKRHDAPAAS from the coding sequence ATGAGCGCGCGCGAACGAGTCTCCAGCGTCGACACCGCTTGGCTGCGCATGGATCGGCCGGAGAACCTGATGCAGATCGTGGGCGTGATGGTGTGCAAGGGCCGCATCGATGACGAGCGACTGAGGCGAACGGTTACGGATCGTCTGCTGCGCTACCGCCGCTTTCGCCAGGTCATCCAGGAAGACCCCGACGGGCTTTGGTGGATCGACGATACCGACTTTGCCATTGCAACGCATGTCCGCCGTTCGCTTCTGCCACCACCGAGTGGCAAGACAGAACTGCAGGAGTTCGTCGCCGAGTTGGCCAGCGCGCCGCTCAATCCGGCAAGGCCACGCTGGGAATTCAACGTCGTGGAAACGGCCGACGGCAACTCTGCGATCGTCATCCGCATCCACCACGTGATCGCCGACGGAATCGCCCTCATTGGCGTCATCCACTCACTCACAGATGGGCGGGCCGATGCGCCACTGCAGACGGGGCAACCGGCGGCAGAGGCAGGCGCGCCGCCGACGCCCAATCGGGGCAACGCGATCGACGACACGCGCTCCGGTATCTGGCGCACGGTGTTCGAGCCGCTCGTCGATCTGGCACAGGCGTCGCTGAGTCTGGGCGGCAACCTCTGGGGGCAGTACCAGGGCCTACGGCGCGATCCCGCAGGCCTGCGGGATTACACCAGCGTAGCCCGGGCCGTCGCCGAGGAAATCGGCAGGCTCGCGCTGATGCCCAGCGACACACCGACCCGTCTCAAGGGAACGGCGTGCACCATCAAGCGTGTCGCCTGGTCGGAGCCGCTACCGCTGGCCGAGATCAAGGCCGTCGGCCAAGTGCTCTCGTGCTCGGTCAACGACCTGCTGCTCGCCGCGGCCGCCGGCGCCTTGCGCAGCTATCTGGTACACAAGGGCGATGCCGTGGAAGGGGCGGAGATTCGCGCCATGGTCCCGGTCAACCTGCGCCGAACAGGTGATGGCGAGGAACTCGGCAACCACTTCGGCCTGGTTGCGCTCGAGTTGCCACTCGGCAGCGACAACCCGCTCGTCCGCCTCTACGCAACGCGCGCCAGAATGGCTGCCTTGAAGGCGTCGTATCAGGCGATGCTGACCTTCGCCCTGCTCGGCGCGGCCGGCATGGCACCGCGGTTCATCGAGGAACAGATCCTCAGACTGCTGACCAGCAAGGCGACGGCGGTGATGACCAACGTCCCGGGGTCAGCCGAAGCGCGCTTCCTCGCCGGCTGCCAGATCGAGCAGCAACTGGCATGGGTGCCACAAGCCGGCGACATCGGCGTCGGCGTCAGCATCCTGTCCTACAATGGCCGCGTCCAGTTCGGCCTCATCACCGACCGGAACATGGTCGACGATCCACAATGGATTGCCGACCAGTTCGGTCGCGAATTCGATAAGCTGCTCTGGCTGGCATTGCTCGAAACACCCGAACGGCTGACTGATCCGCTGCTCGTGGCAGACGACCTGAACGCCCTGAGCAAGCGGCACGACGCCCCCGCAGCTTCCTGA
- a CDS encoding acyl-CoA-binding protein, with translation MSDLKAQFEAAVAQSRTLPERPDNATLLKLYALYKQATDGDVAGRRPGFTDMVGRAKFDAWATLRGTVGEDAMQQYVALVEQLRAG, from the coding sequence GTGAGTGACCTGAAAGCCCAGTTCGAGGCCGCCGTGGCACAGTCCAGGACCTTGCCCGAGCGCCCCGACAACGCCACCTTGTTGAAGCTGTACGCGCTCTACAAGCAGGCTACCGATGGCGACGTCGCCGGCAGGCGTCCGGGCTTCACCGACATGGTCGGCCGTGCCAAGTTCGATGCCTGGGCAACGCTGCGGGGCACTGTCGGCGAAGACGCGATGCAGCAATACGTCGCGCTCGTGGAGCAGTTGCGGGCAGGCTGA
- a CDS encoding polyhydroxyalkanoic acid system family protein translates to MSDIRIRRRHGKSLAEARASAEHMASELNEEFDLSYSWSGNVMRFKRPGVSGDLAVDERDVALNIRLGLLLFTLKPTIEREIHRFFDENFPV, encoded by the coding sequence ATGAGCGACATCCGCATCCGCCGCCGTCACGGCAAAAGCCTCGCCGAGGCACGCGCCTCGGCCGAACACATGGCGAGCGAATTGAACGAGGAATTCGACCTGAGCTATTCCTGGAGCGGGAATGTCATGCGCTTCAAGCGTCCCGGTGTCTCGGGCGACTTGGCGGTCGACGAACGAGACGTCGCTCTCAACATCCGCCTCGGACTCCTGCTCTTCACCCTGAAGCCCACGATCGAACGAGAGATCCACCGCTTCTTCGACGAGAACTTCCCCGTCTGA
- the rsgA gene encoding ribosome small subunit-dependent GTPase A, translating to MTVSGTVVAAYGRQYRVELTDGATVLCVPRGKKSEFVCGDGVTIDRLDSQQGVIQALAPRQSLLYRSDPGREKLIAANVTQIVIVVATEPPFSDELITRCIVAAESQGIAVLIVLNKCDLEDRLAAAATMLAPYERLGYRVLRLTARRDAGPLTKHLSHHLSLLIGQSGMGKSTLINALIPGARAPTRELSHSLHTGKHTTTHARLYRPNRHAAIIDSPGLTAFGLHHLSSAEIAESFVELRPLLGSCRFRNCRHDREPDCGVQAALSRGEIDPRRFAAFRALCAEIN from the coding sequence TTGACCGTAAGCGGAACGGTCGTCGCCGCCTACGGGCGACAGTATCGTGTCGAGCTCACCGACGGCGCGACCGTGCTCTGTGTGCCTCGCGGCAAGAAGAGCGAGTTCGTCTGCGGCGACGGCGTCACGATCGACAGGCTCGACTCGCAACAAGGAGTGATCCAGGCACTCGCACCGCGGCAAAGCCTGCTCTATCGCTCCGACCCAGGCCGCGAGAAACTCATTGCAGCCAACGTGACGCAGATCGTCATCGTCGTCGCCACCGAACCGCCGTTTTCGGACGAGCTGATCACCCGTTGCATCGTCGCCGCGGAAAGCCAGGGCATCGCCGTCCTGATCGTCCTCAACAAGTGCGATCTCGAAGACCGGCTGGCCGCAGCGGCCACCATGCTCGCGCCGTACGAGAGGCTCGGCTACCGCGTCCTCCGACTGACTGCGCGGCGCGACGCCGGCCCGCTCACGAAGCACCTGTCGCATCACCTGAGCCTGCTGATCGGGCAATCCGGCATGGGGAAGTCCACGCTGATCAATGCCCTGATCCCGGGCGCGCGCGCCCCGACGCGCGAGCTATCCCACTCGCTGCACACCGGAAAGCACACGACGACACACGCCCGCCTCTATCGCCCGAACCGGCATGCGGCAATCATCGACTCGCCCGGGCTGACCGCCTTCGGGCTGCACCACCTGTCGTCCGCAGAGATTGCGGAATCCTTCGTCGAGTTGCGCCCGCTGCTCGGCAGTTGCCGCTTCCGCAACTGCCGCCACGACCGGGAACCGGATTGCGGCGTCCAGGCTGCGCTGTCACGCGGGGAAATCGATCCACGCCGCTTCGCTGCCTTTCGCGCACTCTGCGCCGAGATCAACTGA
- a CDS encoding 4a-hydroxytetrahydrobiopterin dehydratase, protein MSGQQDLAADRCRPLRGNEHAIDRTQATQLLIDLPGWQIDATGVLWKEFSFDTYTGAILFVNIVAGLAERENHHPDLKVGYGRVIVRYSTHDVGGLSRNDFVCAAKIEALARI, encoded by the coding sequence ATGTCAGGACAACAGGATCTGGCCGCTGATCGCTGCCGTCCGTTGCGCGGTAATGAGCACGCCATCGACCGGACGCAGGCAACCCAACTGCTCATCGACCTGCCGGGCTGGCAGATCGACGCCACCGGCGTTCTCTGGAAGGAGTTCAGCTTCGACACATACACCGGCGCCATCCTTTTCGTGAACATCGTCGCCGGCTTGGCTGAACGCGAGAATCACCACCCCGATCTCAAGGTTGGCTATGGCCGCGTGATTGTCCGCTACAGCACCCACGACGTCGGCGGGCTGTCGCGCAATGATTTCGTCTGTGCGGCCAAGATCGAGGCACTGGCGAGAATTTGA
- a CDS encoding M48 family metallopeptidase, with product MPNTFSLSFIVALLLMCGCRLWLTQRQMNCVMAHRAAVPADFADRIDLGAHQRAADYTLARSRFGRLCLVVEVCLLLLLTFGGGLQAIHDFWSPRLDDLAYGVAVILSVVLISAVVDLPLTIHRQFVIEERFGFNRMTPALFLADLAKQAVLGLVIGTPALLAVLWLMERMGPWWWFYVWLFWCAFNLVLLQVYPTWIAPLFNKFSALDDDTLRARIEALLARCGFASSGLFVMDGSKRSSHGNAYFTGFGRSKRIVFFDTLLARLQPREIEAVLAHELGHFQHRHVVKRMILLFAISLALLALLGQLINAEWFFRGLGLLDENTALGLLLFFLVGPVFTFLLTPLLSLLSRRDEYEADRYAATNASADGLVAALVKLYEDNAATLTPDPLHSLFYDSHPPAALRIARLQTT from the coding sequence ATGCCCAACACCTTCTCTCTTTCGTTCATCGTCGCCCTGCTGCTGATGTGCGGTTGCCGACTGTGGCTGACGCAGCGCCAGATGAACTGCGTCATGGCGCACCGGGCAGCGGTCCCCGCCGACTTTGCCGATCGGATCGATCTCGGGGCGCATCAGAGAGCGGCTGACTACACGCTGGCGCGCAGCCGCTTCGGCCGGCTCTGCCTCGTCGTCGAAGTATGCCTGCTGCTCCTGCTCACCTTCGGCGGCGGTCTGCAGGCAATCCACGACTTCTGGTCGCCACGTCTTGACGACTTGGCTTACGGCGTCGCCGTGATCCTCAGCGTCGTGCTGATCTCGGCCGTGGTCGACCTGCCGCTGACGATCCACAGGCAGTTCGTCATCGAAGAGCGCTTTGGCTTCAACCGCATGACGCCAGCCCTGTTTCTCGCCGACCTGGCGAAACAGGCGGTGCTCGGACTGGTCATCGGTACCCCCGCACTGCTCGCGGTGCTCTGGCTGATGGAACGTATGGGACCGTGGTGGTGGTTCTACGTCTGGCTATTCTGGTGCGCGTTCAATCTCGTCTTGCTGCAGGTCTACCCGACCTGGATTGCCCCACTGTTCAACAAGTTCTCGGCACTCGACGACGACACCCTCAGGGCGCGCATCGAAGCACTCCTCGCACGCTGCGGCTTTGCCAGTTCCGGGCTCTTCGTCATGGATGGCTCGAAGCGGTCCAGCCACGGCAACGCCTACTTCACGGGCTTTGGCCGAAGCAAGCGGATCGTCTTTTTCGACACCCTGCTCGCCCGCCTGCAGCCCCGTGAGATCGAAGCCGTACTGGCACACGAACTCGGACACTTCCAGCATCGTCACGTCGTCAAGCGAATGATCTTGCTCTTCGCCATCTCGCTCGCACTCCTCGCCCTGCTGGGTCAGCTGATCAATGCCGAGTGGTTCTTCCGTGGTCTTGGTCTGCTCGACGAGAACACGGCTCTCGGACTGCTGCTCTTCTTCCTCGTCGGCCCGGTTTTCACCTTCCTGCTGACTCCGTTGCTCAGTCTGCTGTCACGCCGCGACGAATACGAAGCCGATCGTTACGCCGCGACGAACGCCTCGGCAGACGGCCTCGTCGCGGCGCTGGTGAAGCTCTATGAGGACAATGCAGCCACCCTGACGCCAGACCCGTTACACTCGCTCTTTTATGACTCCCATCCACCCGCTGCACTGCGCATCGCGCGCCTGCAGACAACCTGA